CTCGCGGCTGGCATGGGGTTGTTCGGGGCGGGTATGCAGCACCGGGCCGCAATAACACAGGCGGGCCACACCTTCGCGGTTGAGCAGGTGCGCATCGATGCGGGCGACCTGCTGCGTGGTGTCGGCACGGACGCCGAGCGTGCGGCCGGACAGTAGATCGACCATCTTGAAGGTCTGCAGATCCAGCGCCTCGCCGGTGCCGGACAGCAGGGAATCGATATGCTCGACCAGCGGCGGCACCACCAGCTCGTAGCCATAGCTGCGCGCAGTGTCCAGCAGGGTACGCCGGTAGTCTTCAATCAGTCGTGCCTGCGCAGGCAGCACATCAGCGATATGGTCGGGAAGTACCCAGGCGGACATTGGAAATATCAGGTCTGTTAAAAAACCGGATTTTACAAGCAATCCATCAGGTTGACACAAACCGTCACCCGATGCCCGAGTTCAGTTGCTGATGATCCAGTACAGCAGCAGCCCGCCGACCACACTCAGGAAGCCGAACAGGCGGATGCGCTGGTCCGGCAGGCGCGTGAGTTCGCTGAACA
The DNA window shown above is from Brachymonas denitrificans and carries:
- a CDS encoding DUF2065 domain-containing protein — encoded protein: MQDDVLWLALAFMLMFEGLFPLLMPARWREVFSELTRLPDQRIRLFGFLSVVGGLLLYWIISN